Part of the Sphaerochaeta associata genome is shown below.
GAGATACCTCACTTCGTAGTCGGAAATCTCCCCTCGTTCTCCGAAAAGGCTGAAGTGACTGCTCCTAATACTGCTATGGTACTGCACATCAGAAAAATCGAAGTACCCAGTCTTGCCATCATCAAACGCCAATACAGCAGTGATTCGCTTGCTCTGTACACGTACACCCTCGATGTCGATGCTGTCCCTGCCCCCGGTCTTTACAACCCAACTGGACCTGTTGACCGCGGTAATGGTGCAGTTTGCCCCCTTCTCATCCAAGAAATACCGGATGATGCTGATTCCATGGTGGTCGTGAAGACTGGCACAACGCGCCTCGGTCAACGGTCCCAACAGGGGTGAAAGCGCATGACAGGTGTGGTAATACGGTTGACGCCGGTACTGCTCGGCAATGAATATCCTGCTGTTGGAAGCACGATATCCTGCATAGAGGGTATTCAGGGTCTGAAGCGGGAGTGAGGTGAATCCGGTCTCGCACAGAATCTTTTCGTCATGGTTGATGAGCACTGAAAGAAGTTCCTTCATGCTGGAGGACGGAACACTGAGGATTACCAGGTCATGCTCCACGCACAGGGCCTGGTGTACATTCGAGCATGTCTGCACTCCGTAGAGCTTTTGTACTTCCTCTGCCCGCTCTTGTGTACGCAACACCCACGTCACCAGCGTAAACTGATGAGGAAGAGCCTTGATGATCCGATAAAAGAAGAGACTGCGCCAGCCGTAGCCGATGAGGATTATTCGCATAGCAAACCTGCCCTATCGTGGGATGTATTCATGCAGCTACTATAGCACAGCGAGGAGTATTGACAAGTATTCCTCCAACCATAGTAATCTCATCATTACCGGAGTCTTTCCGTTATTATGGAACGTGCCTATTCTAGTTGGCCGTTGGTAGATAGGTTGCACTACACATAAGAACGTTGCACTACCTACATAAGAACGTTGCGGTCTGCTGACATCTCAAGTACAATTAATATTACTACTTTGCAGTCTATCAGTAGGACATAAGGGGCAATCAAGTGGATATGTATCAGTTGGAATGTTTTGTTACTTTGGCACGACGATTGAACTTCACTAAGGCTGCAATAGAGATGAACATCACGCAACCAGCATTCAGTAGGAAAATATTAAGCTTGGAGTCAGAGTTAGGAGTATCTTTGTTCTTGCGGGACAAACGTTCGGTAAACTTGACGAAGGCCGGGGAATATTTTCTGGAAGAAGCAAAAAATATATTAGAACACTTTCAAGCAGGACAATCAAAAGTAATTGAGGCTGAAAAAGGGTTAAGGGGGAGTATTAAGATTGGTTTTCTACCCTCTCAGTTTGATAGCACCCTCCCCAAAGCGGTAAATATGTTCAGAAAAAAGTATCCCAATATTTTATTGGATATATCCGAATGTGAACACGGTAATATCATGCAACGTTTATATGATGCTGATCTGGATATCGTTTTCTCAATTTTCTTGGGAATGGTAGAAATACCTTACATTGCATGGCAACCCTTACTGAAACTTGACCAAGCAGTCATCCTTCCCCCAGACCATCCACTCGCGACAAGGGATTCAATTCGCATAGCTGATATTAAAGATGAGCCTTTCATAGTTTTTGACTCGGATGATTACTCCATGTCTTCTGATGTAGTTTTCCAGATTTGTAAAAAAAATGATTTCGCCCCCAGGGTACGAAAAAGAACTACTTCAATCAGTAGTGCATTCACTCTGGTTGGTTGCGGGGAGGGGATCTGTATCGCTCCAATGCTTTTCAAATCCATATATCCTCAAAAAATCTGCTTCATCAAGCTTGAAGATAATCATTGTGATATCTTCAGAGGATTTGCTTGGCATCGTGAAAACCATAATGAAAGCTTACCTCTTTTCATACAGGAAATCTCCGAAGCATATTAACCGCATTGATGTGCTTACTTGACAATACCAGTTAAAAATACCACGTAACATATAGCCAGCATGGCAAAAGGAACATATAGCAGCTGGTTGTATAAAATCTGTTTCTGGTTGTCTGTTGCAACAAATGAAAGATACATTGCACCACCTGACGAGAATGGCGACATGACAGGCAATGAGGCCCCAATACAGACTGAAGTGATAAAGATTGAAGGACTCATTGTATGAAATTCGGCAAGAGAGATTGCAATTGGAATGAGCGCAGGAAAAACCACTCCAAGTCCGTCAGAAACATAACTCATAATGAAGGCAATTGTAATCATAAGAAGAAGCGTTGAGGTTGCTGACAAGTTCCCGCTTATCAGGCTGGCGAGCTGAGTAATAATACCTGCTTGTTTGGCAACTCCCATCAATACGCCCATCCCCGAAATCATAATTAGGGTATGCCAGGGCACAGATTTGAATAGTGTTTTTTCATCCGATAAGCGCAGCATGATAGAAAGGACTGAACCAATGAGCGCAATGAGCGCAAAATCCAGTTTTCCTTTTATTTTTAAGATCGTTATGTTTTGAGGTACAACCAAAGCCAATATTGTTGGTAATACATACAATGCTATCATACCAAAAATTAGCGTCATGCTTGCCTTTTGTTTCCTCGTAAACACAGGAGGCACATCTTGGACAACCGGTTTGAGTCTGTAGCCCCTCATGGCTACATAGAAAACCAAGAAAGCTACTGTGCTAAAAACCATGGCATTGATAAAATTCTCATGTTGGTATACATCTGCAAAACTTGCATATGAACTTGTCTCTACAAATCCTTTGACAAGCATTCCGGCAACACTAATATAGGATGTGGAGGCACCTGCTCCTGCACAAAATATGGCCATACCCCCAAGCAAAGGGCTCATCCCTGACAACGCTGCCAATTTCAAGGTGACAGGAATCATGATCACATTCGTTACGTACGGACCCCCTCCAAGACCTGCAATCAAGGATGAAATCACATAGATGGCAATTGGGAGCAGTGCAGTCCTCTTACGCAGTGCATACAGAATTTTAAGAGCAAGGACTTCAATTGCTCCATTGTTGATTGCTGAACCATAAAAAAATGTAACAGAGAAAATTATAACAAAAAGCTTTGAAGGCCAGTGAGTGAAAATATCAGCTACCTTGATATCGAAGATGAGCACAGAAGCCAGATAGGCGAATACCAAAGCAATTACACCTACATTTATCTTGAAGAAATGGCCTATTACGATTGATAAAGCAATTGCAAGCAGTACTATCAATAATCCTTCCATGACTCACCTTCTTTACATCGGCATTACTGCCTAATCGTCAGAATAAGTTCCAATACGTCATCTGGGAGACTATCGCTACCACATAAAATGCAGCATAAGCTACAAGTGTAATCTTGAAGCCATCTCCAAATGTAAACAATCGTTCGCCCTTGTATTTAAATGTCCATGCAAATAAAACCGATGGTAATAAAACGGGAATGAGACTTCCTCCCAAAACCGATGGCAACCACACGGCCAATAGGCCATGGCTCGCACTCATTCCAAGCACCTGAGACCATTCAACAAATACTGGGATGAAAACCCCTTGCATCATATTAATCCCAAAAATACTTGTAGCAAATGTCCCCAGCAATGAACTGAGAACATAATAGCCCGTTACGGTATCAGGTTGTATAACATTCAGCGCGTTCTTAATTACCACACTTGCGCCACTACTGTTCAAGACCGTACTCATTGCACTGAGAGCGGTGATAAAGAACATGACCGACCAGTTGATTGAGGAAATTGCTTCATCAAAATTTTTAAAAATTCCAAACTTGGGTAATGCAAATACGCACATTGCTCCCAAAGCAACCCATCCAGTAGAAACTCCGTGGCTTGACTCGGTAATCCACAGAATCAGCACTACCAACATAACAGCAAGGACACCTTTTTCCTTGTTGGTAAGCGGTCCCAACTCATCAAATTTAGTTTTCAGTATCTCCTTCGGGGCAGTAACATTCTTTGAAGGTTTGAACACTTTCAATACGAGGAAAACAGCAAGGAACCCAAAAGCCCATACCAGCGGTGCTGCAAGAACAAACCAATCCAACCACTCAATGTCAACCCGAGAGAGAGCCATAGTCAAAAGATTGAGGCTGAAGCCGGTTTTTACCCAAGTCCCCGCTTGTCCACATAAGATCAAAAGGAAGAATGCGACCAAAGCAAGCGGAGGGACTCCTTTTTTCTGCTCACTTCTTTTTGGTAGATTCCATGCTTCAGCTACAAAAATTGCCAAAGGAAACGTAATAGCAATAAGGGCTGTAGGAGAAGGTACCAGAAGAATCATTAGGAATACAACTACTACACTGATGAATAAGAATCTAGGTACAGTATTAGCTCCAAGTTTATACATAAGCGTATAGGCAAACCGCTTTGCAAGCCCGCTTCTGACCATTGTGGATGCAATTACAAACGCAGATATTTGAAACCAACCTGGGCTGATGGTAAACCATGTAAAAATACTGGCTGGGGGGAATTTCAGGAGGGTCAGAAAGAGTATAAAAATTAATCCAGTATAACCGGAGTCTATAGGTCTGAAAATCAACCAAATGAGCAGCCATGCAGATAATGCCAACACTGCATTGGCCTTTTTGTCTAATCCCAAGGGCAAAAGGAAAATTATCACCCCAGCCACAACACCAAATATTGCTCCAAACAGTTGCCCTTTGGAGAGACTTTCAACCCTATTCTCATTCACGGACTTTACACGATTTGCCATAGTACCCATACCAAGCACCTCCTGATTAATATAGAGACTTTCAAACGTTTCAAATGGTCAGGAATTTCATCAAATCAGCAATATCATCCAAGTTTTCCAGTTCCATGATTTGCTTGATTGCATTCTCGATCTTCCTTTCAGTAAGAATCGGTGAAGCATTATGTCTGAACTTTGCAATGAGTTCGTCATCACTTAACCGATACTTGTCAATATTTGTACCCTTGGAGTAATATGTTTCCTTAGAATAGATTATTCCTTCGACCTCCATTTCGACTCTTGCATACCAACTCTTTGGATCCTTCTTCTTCTCTTCTCCTGCCTTCGGGTCACCAACGATGCTGACCTTTTTCATGAAAGATTGTATTTCAGGATCCCTAATTATGTTGGGATTCTGCCAATCTACTCCACACTTGATATTATGTACTGCCATTGCAGCAGCATATGGGAAACTGTATTGAGCATCAATTTGCGTAGTGACACTCAACTGATCAGGATGCGCTAGGAACGGCAGGCTGTAAGCCTTGATCCATGCAATCTCATCAGGGATAAATTTATGCTCTGCAACTAAATCCATTAAGCAATCAATTGCACTTTGCAGAAATCTACAGCATGGATACAGTTTATACTGGCAATCAGGGAACTCCCAACTTTCTCCAAGTCCATCAGTAATCAAAGCGGGATTCCATACAGCAGCACCATAGAAAACATGAAATCCATAAGGATTATCAAGCATCGTCCTACTTCCGGTGTATCCCTGTTCCGCCAACAGACAAGCTGTTACCGCTGCCTGACAGTTCCAACCAGCCGGCGAATACTTGACGATAGATTTCGGCATGGTATCCTCCCAATCACGGCCAACCGGTAAGGAACACAAATAGCCAGCGAGTCCTAGTGCATTTTCCAGCCTCTCCCTGTCCAGGCCCATCAGCCTCCCAACAGCTAGCCCTGCTCCAAGCATATGTTCATTGCTGTTTCCAAATACATCCGGTGTTTTCGGTTTTCCCCCACTACCGGACACAGACTGGATGATGCTGTTCATCGAGTTATCGATTCTCTTTGCCAATTCTTGGCCTATGACAATCGCAACCAATACATCCTTTCCTGACCGATGATTACATTCCGCCATGGCAAGTACCGGAGGAATGATGAATGGAGGAATGTGTGGCACAGAATCAAAATCTAAGGCATACATCAATTCACTATTTGCCATTGCAGCAGTGGTGCAAGGGATTTTGAGAACAGATCCAATAACGGAAGATTCTTCTGCACCACCAAACCTGTTGGCTAAGTTCAATGCAATTTTTCCTTTTTCCGTCGCATATCCAGTAAAAAGAGATCCTATGGAATCCAATAGACTCCTTTTTGCTTCGTGAATAATGTCTGGTGGAATATTTTCAAACTGCGTATTCATAGTAAAATCAATGATTTTGTCAGTGACGGTTGCCATACAATTCCTCCATTTCTATTAAACCAATTGTCTATGCTCTCAAACCAAGCTTCAATGCTCCATTCTGACAGGCAAGGATACAACCACCACAGCCTGCACATCTTTCTTCATGCACCATGACTTTGCCACGCTCCATGTAGAGTGCCTGACAGATGTTGTCTACGCACCTGCCGCAACGAATGCATTTCTCATGATCAATTTGGATCAAGGTTTGTCCCGGCATCATGTCAATATCTTCGTTATACTTGATATACTTTTGGCCAAGCCCGATGATCTGGTCCATGCTTGAATAGCCTTGTTCGACCATGTAATCTTTCATGAACTTAACTCCCTTGCGGATGAGACTTCGCCCCTGCTCAATCACACCAGTACAAGGCTGGACCATTGTTGCTCCCAACATCATCGCCTCAATGAAGTGTTTGGGTTCCACAAGACCGCCGGCTGCGGCAATTTGTATGCCGGGAACAAACCTCGCAATTGCGGCGACATCCTTGTAGCATGGAACACGAAGGAATGAACCCGATGCCATGCAGAAAGGACTCCCGTCCATATATTCCCAAGAAGGTTTGCCACCGTTGTAAATATCTGGAGGTGCAATACCAACACCTGCATTGAACAACTGTACGAACTGTGCTCCGGCATCCCGAGCTTTCTTCACGATATTGATAATCCGAGGAAATCCAGTCTCAGGAGATAACTTTACTCCCACAGGAATGTTGACAGCCTGCACCACACTCCTTACGATGCGTTCAACCAACTCTTCCTTATCGCCAATGAGGGCCCCTTTGCAAACCGGGGTGAAGTTACCACTGAAATACTCATCGACGGAGTTACCCAATCCGGTAGGCAGAGGACATCCTAGATTGATTTCAATCATGTCGGCACCCAAGGACTCAAAGAACTTGGCACCATCGACCCAAGTCTCTGCAATATCTCCAAGACCTCCCAAATTAATGACAATCGGCACATCCTTCGGCTTTTTCTCTTTAAGTGCTTTCATCATCAGAACATTGCGACGTTCAGTTGCTTTGGCGAAGCCGGCATCAAGATAGAACGGTGCAGGAACGAATAAGAACCCTTCAACACCATACGGAGCCTCAGTTTCAAGCTTCAGCATTCTGTGTCCGACTTTACCATTTCTTCGGCGCAAAGGAGTCTCGAGAAATCTTGTCCGTTCCCGAATGATTTTTTCTGTTTCGGGTGTAACATACGCTCCTGCCATAATGATATACCCTGCACCTGCTTTCACATGCTTGAGTAATATTTCTGAATTAAGCTCCACATATTGATCGATATTACCTGCATGCCCCCAGTGTTCTCCAATAGCGCCAACCCCTATAGGATTCGGGAAGTGAACTCCTGCAAAATTCACACTCAGATCAGGTTCCAGTATTGCCATTTCATGCCCCCTGTTGTAATACTTTTGTTTTTCCTATCATGTTCATGATCTGCTTATCATCTTAGGGAGTGAAGCAGTTATTTGTGAAATGCTATTAATCATTGACAGTAATGCACAAACTGCATGACAGTATCAGACGCAAGTGCTATCGATTTTTTGTTCCCACATCCCTGCCCTGCCAATGATATGCTTGGAGGAAGGTAGTATGCCAATCTACATCAGT
Proteins encoded:
- a CDS encoding MmgE/PrpD family protein, whose amino-acid sequence is MATVTDKIIDFTMNTQFENIPPDIIHEAKRSLLDSIGSLFTGYATEKGKIALNLANRFGGAEESSVIGSVLKIPCTTAAMANSELMYALDFDSVPHIPPFIIPPVLAMAECNHRSGKDVLVAIVIGQELAKRIDNSMNSIIQSVSGSGGKPKTPDVFGNSNEHMLGAGLAVGRLMGLDRERLENALGLAGYLCSLPVGRDWEDTMPKSIVKYSPAGWNCQAAVTACLLAEQGYTGSRTMLDNPYGFHVFYGAAVWNPALITDGLGESWEFPDCQYKLYPCCRFLQSAIDCLMDLVAEHKFIPDEIAWIKAYSLPFLAHPDQLSVTTQIDAQYSFPYAAAMAVHNIKCGVDWQNPNIIRDPEIQSFMKKVSIVGDPKAGEEKKKDPKSWYARVEMEVEGIIYSKETYYSKGTNIDKYRLSDDELIAKFRHNASPILTERKIENAIKQIMELENLDDIADLMKFLTI
- a CDS encoding SLC13 family permease, yielding MGTMANRVKSVNENRVESLSKGQLFGAIFGVVAGVIIFLLPLGLDKKANAVLALSAWLLIWLIFRPIDSGYTGLIFILFLTLLKFPPASIFTWFTISPGWFQISAFVIASTMVRSGLAKRFAYTLMYKLGANTVPRFLFISVVVVFLMILLVPSPTALIAITFPLAIFVAEAWNLPKRSEQKKGVPPLALVAFFLLILCGQAGTWVKTGFSLNLLTMALSRVDIEWLDWFVLAAPLVWAFGFLAVFLVLKVFKPSKNVTAPKEILKTKFDELGPLTNKEKGVLAVMLVVLILWITESSHGVSTGWVALGAMCVFALPKFGIFKNFDEAISSINWSVMFFITALSAMSTVLNSSGASVVIKNALNVIQPDTVTGYYVLSSLLGTFATSIFGINMMQGVFIPVFVEWSQVLGMSASHGLLAVWLPSVLGGSLIPVLLPSVLFAWTFKYKGERLFTFGDGFKITLVAYAAFYVVAIVSQMTYWNLF
- a CDS encoding 4Fe-4S binding protein: MAILEPDLSVNFAGVHFPNPIGVGAIGEHWGHAGNIDQYVELNSEILLKHVKAGAGYIIMAGAYVTPETEKIIRERTRFLETPLRRRNGKVGHRMLKLETEAPYGVEGFLFVPAPFYLDAGFAKATERRNVLMMKALKEKKPKDVPIVINLGGLGDIAETWVDGAKFFESLGADMIEINLGCPLPTGLGNSVDEYFSGNFTPVCKGALIGDKEELVERIVRSVVQAVNIPVGVKLSPETGFPRIINIVKKARDAGAQFVQLFNAGVGIAPPDIYNGGKPSWEYMDGSPFCMASGSFLRVPCYKDVAAIARFVPGIQIAAAGGLVEPKHFIEAMMLGATMVQPCTGVIEQGRSLIRKGVKFMKDYMVEQGYSSMDQIIGLGQKYIKYNEDIDMMPGQTLIQIDHEKCIRCGRCVDNICQALYMERGKVMVHEERCAGCGGCILACQNGALKLGLRA
- a CDS encoding SLC13 family permease codes for the protein MEGLLIVLLAIALSIVIGHFFKINVGVIALVFAYLASVLIFDIKVADIFTHWPSKLFVIIFSVTFFYGSAINNGAIEVLALKILYALRKRTALLPIAIYVISSLIAGLGGGPYVTNVIMIPVTLKLAALSGMSPLLGGMAIFCAGAGASTSYISVAGMLVKGFVETSSYASFADVYQHENFINAMVFSTVAFLVFYVAMRGYRLKPVVQDVPPVFTRKQKASMTLIFGMIALYVLPTILALVVPQNITILKIKGKLDFALIALIGSVLSIMLRLSDEKTLFKSVPWHTLIMISGMGVLMGVAKQAGIITQLASLISGNLSATSTLLLMITIAFIMSYVSDGLGVVFPALIPIAISLAEFHTMSPSIFITSVCIGASLPVMSPFSSGGAMYLSFVATDNQKQILYNQLLYVPFAMLAICYVVFLTGIVK
- a CDS encoding Gfo/Idh/MocA family oxidoreductase, with translation MRIILIGYGWRSLFFYRIIKALPHQFTLVTWVLRTQERAEEVQKLYGVQTCSNVHQALCVEHDLVILSVPSSSMKELLSVLINHDEKILCETGFTSLPLQTLNTLYAGYRASNSRIFIAEQYRRQPYYHTCHALSPLLGPLTEARCASLHDHHGISIIRYFLDEKGANCTITAVNRSSWVVKTGGRDSIDIEGVRVQSKRITAVLAFDDGKTGYFDFSDVQYHSSIRSSHFSLFGERGEISDYEVRYLNGDNEGVLQTIQRFEDGGLTNNPRSLRSLTFGDVCHFKNPYWPLGFNDDEIAIALCMEDACNGRGYGLHEALQDSYLAQCIHRSCSEGRPLETHTQIWADAFSSL
- a CDS encoding LysR family transcriptional regulator, which produces MYQLECFVTLARRLNFTKAAIEMNITQPAFSRKILSLESELGVSLFLRDKRSVNLTKAGEYFLEEAKNILEHFQAGQSKVIEAEKGLRGSIKIGFLPSQFDSTLPKAVNMFRKKYPNILLDISECEHGNIMQRLYDADLDIVFSIFLGMVEIPYIAWQPLLKLDQAVILPPDHPLATRDSIRIADIKDEPFIVFDSDDYSMSSDVVFQICKKNDFAPRVRKRTTSISSAFTLVGCGEGICIAPMLFKSIYPQKICFIKLEDNHCDIFRGFAWHRENHNESLPLFIQEISEAY